From the genome of Acipenser ruthenus chromosome 14, fAciRut3.2 maternal haplotype, whole genome shotgun sequence, one region includes:
- the LOC117962381 gene encoding potassium voltage-gated channel subfamily A member 5-like yields the protein MEIVLVTLENRDTTAIVSGGNASGGCASFLNLPQAPFPQSRLNEVYGKEMNSCNSMQQDSWKVNDINNSCSSSENAMDALLRADHSPHLLDEDILDMDGENSERVLINIAGLRFETQLGTLNQFPDTLLGDPHKRIKYFDPLRNEYFFDRNRPSFDGILYFYQSGGKIRRPVNVSIDIFADEIRFYELGEQAMEKFREDEGFIKEEERPMPKNDFQKQVWLIFEYPESSNPARGIAIVSVLVIVISIITFCLETLPEFRDERELPLSVSGANSTQALPPSSTSDPFFIVETTCVIWFTFELTVRFFACPSKSAFSKNMMNIIDIMAIIPYFITLGTELAEQQGNNGQQALSLSILRVIRLVRVFRIFKLSRHSKGLQILGQTLKASMRELGLLIFFLFIGVILFSSAVYFAEADEPESHFSSIPDAFWWAVVTMTTVGYGDMRPITVGGKIVGSLCAIAGVLTIALPVPVIVSNFNYFYHRETDQEEHASLKEEPNSGQESPCSDLKRSRSNASLNKSTAQLEISDGVNNGRSMEKASLKANSNMDLKRSLYALCLDTSRTTDL from the coding sequence ATGGAGATAGTGTTGGTAACTTTGGAAAACCGTGATACTACTGCCATTGTGAGCGGAGGCAATGCCAGTGGAGGGTGCGCGAGCTTTCTGAATCTCCCCCAAGCACCTTTTCCACAGTCTCGGCTGAACGAGGTATACGGCAAAGAGATGAACTCTTGCAACAGCATGCAACAGGACTCTTGGAAAGTGAACGACATAAATAATTCTTGCAGCAGCAGCGAGAATGCCATGGATGCTCTGCTGAGGGCTGATCACAGCCCTCATCTTTTAGATGAAGACATCTTGGATATGGACGGTGAGAACAGCGAACGGGTATTAATTAACATTGCTGGACTCAGGTTCGAAACTCAACTGGGAACCCTGAACCAGTTCCCAGACACTTTGCTCGGGGACCCCCATAAAAGGATAAAGTACTTTGACCCCCTCAGAAACGAGTACTTTTTCGACCGGAATCGGCCCAGTTTTGATGGTATACTTTATTTTTATCaatcaggtgggaaaataaggagACCTGTGAACGTCTCCATAGATATATTTGCGGATGAGATCCGTTTTTACGAGTTGGGGGAACAAGCAATGGAGAAGTTCAGGGAGGACGAGGGATTTATTAAGGAGGAAGAGAGACCTATGCCTAAAAATGACTTCCAGAAACAGGTATGGCTCATCTTCGAGTACCCGGAGAGCTCCAATCCAGCACGGGGGATCGCCATTGTATCTGTTCTGGTGATCGTCATATCCATTATAACCTTTTGTTTGGAAACGCTGCCAGAGTTTCGAGATGAGAGAGAGCTACCACTGTCTGTCAGTGGAGCTAATAGTACCCAGGCTCTGCCACCGAGTAGCACGTCAGACCCTTTCTTTATAGTAGAGACTACCTGTGTGATTTGGTTCACGTTTGAGCTTACTGTAAGGTTTTTTGCCTGTCCCAGTAAATCGGCGTTTTCCAAAAACATGATGAACATAATAGATATTATGGCTATCATCCCCTATTTTATCACCCTGGGCACAGAACTAGCAGAGCAACAAGGCAACAACGGGCAACAGGCGTTGTCACTGTCGATCCTAAGAGTAATTCGTCTGGTCAGAGTGTTTAGGATCTTTAAGCTATCAAGACACTCCAAAGGGCTACAGATTCTGGGTCAGACACTGAAAGCCAGTATGAGGGAGCTTGGCCTTTTAATCTTTTTTCTGTTTATCGGTGTCATTCTGTTCTCCAGCGCTGTTTACTTTGCAGAGGCAGATGAGCCCGAGTCTCATTTCTCCAGCATCCCTGATGCGTTCTGGTGGGCTGTGGTAACCATGACGACCGTAGGCTATGGAGATATGCGACCCATTACTGTCGGAGGGAAAATTGTAGGCTCTCTGTGTGCTATTGCCGGCGTGTTGACCATTGCATTGCCAGTACCTGTCATTGTGTCCAACTTCAATTACTTCTATCACAGAGAGACTGACCAGGAAGAGCACGCTTCTCTTAAGGAAGAGCCAAACAGTGGCCAGGAAAGCCCTTGTAGTGACTTGAAGAGGAGCCGCAGCAACGCATCTCTTAACAAGTCTACAGCGCAACTCGAAATCAGTG